A window from Pseudomonas campi encodes these proteins:
- a CDS encoding DUF4288 domain-containing protein encodes MARDKNISPVGWYVGAYLLRFIEVNDPSNEDGEERFLSWENTVIVKAENMDEAYDKIEKIAKESTAPYLGGADAIPVQWVFEGITDILPIYEELEDGSEIMWSEHKPTKLKNLRKMVRRRGEFVQ; translated from the coding sequence TTGGCCCGAGATAAAAACATATCGCCAGTCGGATGGTACGTTGGGGCCTATCTTTTACGCTTCATTGAAGTTAACGACCCAAGCAATGAAGACGGCGAAGAGCGATTTTTGTCATGGGAAAATACCGTCATAGTAAAAGCAGAAAATATGGACGAGGCCTATGACAAAATCGAAAAAATCGCGAAAGAGTCAACAGCGCCATATCTAGGCGGTGCAGACGCCATACCTGTTCAATGGGTCTTTGAGGGCATAACAGATATATTGCCAATCTACGAAGAGCTAGAGGATGGTTCAGAAATCATGTGGTCTGAGCACAAGCCCACAAAGCTAAAGAATTTACGCAAAATGGTTCGGAGGCGTGGTGAGTTCGTGCAGTAG
- a CDS encoding cupin domain-containing protein, with product MPRLKLFAALAALLCLPPAMALEQNNSVKVATVLKTQSSWDGKPLAYPEGQAEVTGMLIEIAPGGETGWHLHPLPSFGMVLEGELEVQLKDGAVKRLKAGEALAEVVNTLHNGRNTGQVPVKLVVFYAGAVGQALSKKEAPQP from the coding sequence ATGCCACGATTAAAACTGTTTGCCGCCCTTGCCGCCCTGCTCTGCCTGCCGCCCGCCATGGCGCTGGAGCAGAACAACAGCGTCAAGGTTGCCACCGTGCTGAAGACCCAGAGCAGTTGGGACGGCAAGCCACTGGCCTATCCCGAGGGGCAAGCCGAGGTGACCGGCATGCTCATCGAGATCGCTCCGGGTGGCGAGACGGGCTGGCACCTGCATCCGCTGCCGTCATTCGGCATGGTGCTGGAAGGCGAGCTGGAAGTGCAGCTGAAAGACGGCGCAGTCAAGCGCCTGAAAGCCGGCGAGGCGTTGGCCGAGGTGGTCAACACCCTGCACAACGGGCGCAACACCGGCCAGGTGCCGGTCAAGCTGGTGGTGTTCTATGCAGGGGCCGTCGGCCAGGCGCTATCGAAAAAGGAAGCGCCGCAGCCGTAA
- a CDS encoding acyltransferase family protein has product MTAILREFVGIYSRALATPLVHKGELLSVQRLRGLAVLMVLVYHVEDIAFKLPGWGQEHSIYSELVGYSAPDLFFVISGFIMSYITFTTRFEPRRWLLSRFFRIFPMYVFFTSLVLVLWLYNPAMTMGSGVHDWGSITRSLLMLPQAGLPLLFVGWTVEHELVFYATVFLVARFLPVQWLYGVMLTLSVLALGKWLLQQHAGIQFWDFHILSLYMIQFTIGALIYRFWAKAEVFGWKLPLLLCVIFLGLGMRYAEPGLLNQEHPVRVLIFGFAYGMLLLTVLNLEKSQRAAGRQWQKRDWLVWCGDASYSIYLSHPFVLALFGKLYPHLQLSGGLAGAMAILSGLTVVAVGMVIHVLLEKPVIEIGKRLSKA; this is encoded by the coding sequence ATGACAGCGATCTTGCGCGAATTCGTCGGTATCTACAGTCGTGCCCTGGCCACTCCCCTGGTGCACAAGGGCGAATTGCTCAGTGTGCAGCGCCTGCGCGGGCTGGCGGTGCTGATGGTGCTGGTGTACCACGTCGAGGACATCGCCTTTAAGCTGCCGGGTTGGGGGCAGGAGCACTCCATCTATTCGGAGCTGGTCGGCTATTCGGCGCCGGATCTGTTCTTCGTGATCAGCGGCTTCATCATGTCGTACATCACCTTCACCACGCGCTTTGAACCGCGGCGCTGGCTGCTCAGCCGGTTCTTCCGGATCTTCCCGATGTACGTATTCTTCACCAGCCTGGTGCTGGTACTGTGGCTGTACAACCCGGCCATGACCATGGGCTCGGGGGTGCATGACTGGGGCTCGATCACGCGTTCGTTGCTGATGCTGCCGCAGGCTGGTTTGCCGCTGTTGTTTGTCGGCTGGACGGTGGAGCACGAGTTGGTGTTCTACGCCACGGTGTTCCTGGTCGCGCGCTTCCTGCCGGTGCAATGGCTGTATGGTGTGATGTTGACCCTGAGCGTGCTGGCCTTGGGCAAATGGCTGCTGCAACAGCATGCCGGCATACAGTTCTGGGACTTCCACATTCTTTCGCTGTACATGATTCAGTTCACCATCGGCGCGCTCATCTACCGTTTCTGGGCCAAGGCCGAGGTGTTCGGCTGGAAGCTGCCGCTGCTGCTGTGCGTGATATTCCTCGGGCTCGGCATGCGCTATGCCGAGCCCGGGCTGCTCAATCAAGAACACCCCGTCCGGGTGCTGATCTTCGGTTTTGCCTACGGCATGCTGTTGCTGACTGTGCTCAATCTCGAGAAGAGCCAGCGCGCTGCCGGTCGCCAGTGGCAGAAGCGCGACTGGCTGGTGTGGTGTGGTGATGCATCGTACTCGATCTACCTCAGCCATCCGTTCGTCCTTGCCCTGTTCGGCAAGCTCTATCCGCATCTGCAACTTTCGGGCGGCCTGGCCGGAGCGATGGCGATCCTGAGCGGGCTGACCGTCGTAGCGGTCGGGATGGTGATCCATGTATTGCTCGAGAAACCGGTCATCGAAATTGGTAAGCGCCTTTCCAAGGCTTAG
- a CDS encoding Imm32 family immunity protein, with protein sequence MEIHGYAKEERDTENLIPAELVEITLVASANELRRIAKFLERCADNIEKYGKSWGHEHLSDQDKSFGNSPHFVVFNPDYEL encoded by the coding sequence GTGGAAATTCACGGTTACGCCAAGGAAGAGCGAGACACTGAGAATCTCATCCCTGCCGAATTAGTAGAAATCACATTAGTCGCATCAGCAAACGAGCTACGACGCATTGCTAAATTTCTTGAGCGCTGCGCAGACAATATCGAGAAATATGGAAAGTCTTGGGGGCATGAGCACTTATCCGATCAAGACAAGAGCTTTGGAAACTCGCCCCACTTTGTTGTGTTTAATCCAGACTACGAGCTGTGA
- a CDS encoding cold shock domain-containing protein, whose product MKGKITSWKDDKGFGFISPEGKSEQVFFHISSVKKATRKPEVGDVVIFEVAKDSQGRLKATHVLLEGVSLASSGNSKRIVTEPVKKDALDYFAYFALAILFAISIGLFIKTGAPESALAPGAIFLLVMFFISSRKKQPANKLFSCSKCRVTSSHDERTVLAWNRGFDRLYCKSCHLAWLREQPKEQQESRGSYTSSKSGCLGLFLVIASVPVICIVGAVTWIV is encoded by the coding sequence ATGAAAGGGAAAATTACTTCATGGAAGGATGATAAAGGCTTCGGCTTCATCAGCCCTGAAGGTAAAAGCGAACAGGTTTTTTTCCACATCTCAAGCGTAAAAAAAGCAACTCGCAAACCAGAAGTTGGTGATGTAGTTATCTTTGAAGTGGCCAAGGACTCTCAAGGTCGCCTCAAAGCAACGCATGTGCTACTTGAAGGTGTATCGCTTGCCAGCTCAGGGAATTCAAAAAGAATAGTCACAGAGCCCGTCAAGAAAGATGCGCTAGATTATTTTGCGTACTTTGCTCTAGCTATACTTTTTGCTATCTCAATAGGCCTCTTCATAAAAACAGGTGCACCAGAGTCAGCCTTGGCACCTGGTGCAATTTTTCTACTAGTTATGTTCTTTATATCAAGTAGAAAAAAGCAGCCTGCGAATAAATTGTTCTCGTGCTCAAAGTGCCGTGTAACCTCCAGTCACGACGAGAGGACAGTGCTCGCCTGGAACAGAGGCTTTGATCGCTTATATTGCAAATCTTGTCATCTGGCATGGTTGCGCGAACAACCTAAAGAGCAACAAGAAAGCCGAGGCTCTTATACTTCATCCAAGTCAGGCTGCCTTGGTCTGTTTTTGGTTATTGCGTCCGTCCCGGTCATTTGTATCGTCGGCGCAGTCACATGGATTGTGTAA
- a CDS encoding DUF6714 family protein, with protein sequence MNWIEESRKLFNTPKPEHFTDFGHCEECLDHDLTLVNSDVDSIGFDELGNPGWDPICYVEAEGFIYYFPAFVRLCLNSNPDQSYISQFLFHLSYDGKNNRYTLAFSAEQQNFTLKFLNHLAETKIDIITLYGDEEMLFSTIEIWASV encoded by the coding sequence ATGAACTGGATCGAAGAATCTCGAAAATTATTCAACACACCGAAGCCTGAGCACTTCACCGATTTCGGCCACTGTGAAGAGTGCCTTGATCACGATCTGACTCTTGTGAATTCGGATGTTGACTCTATTGGCTTTGATGAGCTTGGAAATCCTGGCTGGGACCCTATTTGCTATGTAGAAGCAGAAGGTTTTATTTATTACTTCCCAGCCTTTGTAAGGCTTTGCTTAAACAGCAACCCAGACCAGTCATACATTAGTCAATTTTTATTTCACTTAAGCTATGACGGAAAGAACAACAGATACACACTAGCGTTCTCGGCCGAGCAACAAAATTTCACATTAAAATTTCTTAACCATTTGGCAGAAACAAAAATTGATATCATCACACTATACGGCGATGAAGAAATGCTTTTTTCTACAATAGAAATCTGGGCCAGCGTATAA
- a CDS encoding PilT/PilU family type 4a pilus ATPase: protein MDLSAMLKILSSQDGSDLYLSTGAPPCAKFNGVLKPLSAEPLKPGEVAAIAAGVMDEQQRADFERELEMNLAISLPNIGRFRINIFKQRNEVSIVARNIKMEIPKFEDLKLPEVLLKTIMEKRGLVLFVGGTGSGKSTSLAALIDYRNRNSGGHIITIEDPVEYVHRHKKSIINQREVGVDTRSFHAALKNTLRQAPDVILIGEIRDRETMEHALAFADTGHLAISTLHANNANQALDRIINFFPEERRPQLLNDLGNNLKAFVSQRLVKTVDGKRRAAVEVLLGTPTIRDQIKRNDFSEIKETMEKSKNLGMQTFDMALIDLVHQGSIDEEEAVKNADSANNVRLKLKLHRENPANAAAQVAAAPQAAPAPAAVKPAADVANWGMELKLEDIEEENPPEDPGRQGI from the coding sequence ATGGACCTCTCCGCAATGCTCAAGATCCTGTCCAGTCAGGACGGTTCCGACCTTTATCTGTCTACGGGAGCACCGCCCTGCGCCAAGTTCAATGGCGTGCTCAAGCCGCTCAGCGCCGAGCCGCTGAAGCCGGGTGAGGTCGCAGCGATTGCCGCCGGCGTGATGGATGAGCAGCAGCGTGCGGACTTCGAGCGTGAGCTGGAGATGAACCTGGCGATTTCCCTGCCCAATATTGGCCGCTTCCGCATCAACATCTTCAAGCAGCGCAACGAAGTGTCCATCGTCGCGCGCAACATCAAGATGGAGATCCCCAAGTTCGAAGACCTCAAACTGCCGGAAGTGCTGCTCAAGACCATCATGGAGAAGCGCGGCCTGGTGCTGTTCGTCGGTGGCACCGGCTCGGGCAAGTCGACCTCCCTGGCCGCGCTGATCGACTACCGCAACCGCAACAGCGGCGGGCACATCATCACCATCGAGGACCCGGTGGAATACGTGCACCGGCACAAGAAGTCGATCATCAACCAGCGCGAAGTCGGCGTGGATACCCGCAGCTTCCACGCGGCGCTGAAGAACACCCTGCGCCAGGCGCCGGACGTGATCCTGATCGGCGAGATCCGTGACCGCGAGACCATGGAGCATGCCCTGGCCTTCGCCGACACCGGCCACCTGGCGATCTCCACCCTGCACGCCAACAACGCCAACCAGGCGCTGGACCGCATCATCAACTTCTTCCCCGAAGAGCGCCGCCCGCAACTGCTCAACGACCTGGGCAATAACCTCAAGGCCTTCGTCTCCCAGCGTCTGGTCAAGACGGTGGATGGCAAGCGCCGCGCGGCGGTCGAGGTGCTGCTGGGCACGCCGACCATCCGCGACCAGATCAAGCGCAACGACTTCTCCGAGATCAAGGAAACCATGGAGAAGTCGAAGAACCTCGGTATGCAGACCTTCGACATGGCGCTGATCGATCTGGTCCACCAAGGCAGCATCGACGAAGAGGAAGCGGTGAAGAACGCCGACTCGGCGAACAACGTGCGCCTCAAGCTCAAACTGCACCGCGAAAACCCGGCCAACGCCGCCGCCCAGGTTGCCGCCGCGCCTCAAGCGGCGCCTGCACCGGCCGCCGTCAAGCCGGCGGCCGATGTGGCGAACTGGGGCATGGAGCTGAAACTGGAAGATATCGAGGAAGAGAACCCGCCGGAAGATCCGGGGCGGCAGGGAATCTAA
- a CDS encoding MmcQ/YjbR family DNA-binding protein, with protein MTPTQVAAFCLSLPGAREDIKWGGVRVFSVAETKMFALIHLTSHDDLAFKVDHDLFLGHCDRPGIRPAPYLARAHWISMAQPYPLAASELRELLTRSHQLVVSKLPKRLKPSLLL; from the coding sequence ATGACGCCCACCCAAGTCGCCGCCTTCTGCCTGAGCCTTCCCGGCGCCCGCGAAGACATCAAGTGGGGCGGTGTGCGGGTGTTCTCGGTGGCCGAAACCAAGATGTTCGCCCTGATTCACCTGACCAGCCACGACGACCTGGCCTTCAAGGTCGACCACGACCTGTTCCTCGGCCACTGCGATCGCCCCGGCATTCGCCCGGCGCCCTACCTGGCGCGCGCGCACTGGATCAGCATGGCGCAGCCCTACCCCCTCGCCGCCAGCGAGCTGCGGGAGCTGCTGACCCGCTCGCACCAGCTGGTGGTGAGCAAGCTGCCCAAGCGCCTCAAGCCTTCCCTGCTGCTCTGA
- a CDS encoding YfbU family protein, protein MDKFERLNFINQMLILEKLYPEEAEYYAKNRKALEHGYELHYSWLVESISDPLSEDQCKQVLDVLDMYRSITFSWERLHDGEEIPSKLKFRGFDGNNETAQMGYTQYFINDLDRFRELTYDSDYCDFNSHCPMLGKYTRMLAIWKSLDSFELSEEEIEAVVAA, encoded by the coding sequence TTGGACAAATTCGAAAGGCTAAACTTTATCAACCAGATGTTGATATTGGAGAAGCTATACCCAGAAGAGGCCGAGTATTACGCAAAAAATAGAAAGGCATTAGAGCATGGCTATGAATTACATTATTCATGGCTCGTAGAAAGCATTAGCGACCCATTATCAGAAGACCAATGCAAACAGGTATTGGATGTTCTAGATATGTACAGATCTATTACATTTTCTTGGGAGCGCCTCCATGACGGCGAGGAAATCCCAAGCAAACTAAAGTTCCGAGGCTTCGACGGAAATAACGAAACAGCCCAGATGGGCTATACACAATACTTCATCAATGATCTTGACAGATTCAGGGAGCTTACTTACGACTCAGACTACTGCGACTTCAACAGCCACTGCCCTATGCTAGGGAAATACACTCGCATGCTAGCCATATGGAAAAGCCTCGACTCTTTCGAGTTAAGCGAAGAGGAAATTGAAGCCGTGGTGGCAGCATGA
- a CDS encoding HEAT repeat domain-containing protein: MRELQSLIQDLESPKSSIRDRAALDLMDIGDDSAIAPLLRAIFRPENVNHRGTLVYALSAFNCEDFLETLVDLALTGNFEVSAGACSIIAESATSAKAVQRVHAQLVKFNPNTLSAEHNYIARQELFELTPVESRPAP; this comes from the coding sequence ATGCGTGAACTCCAATCGCTCATCCAAGATCTAGAGTCTCCGAAATCATCCATTCGAGACAGAGCAGCTTTAGACCTTATGGATATCGGGGATGACAGCGCGATCGCCCCACTTCTCCGAGCGATCTTCAGGCCCGAGAACGTTAATCACCGCGGGACACTTGTCTACGCATTAAGCGCATTCAACTGCGAAGATTTTTTAGAGACACTTGTAGATTTAGCGCTGACCGGAAATTTTGAGGTTTCTGCCGGGGCATGCAGCATAATCGCGGAATCAGCAACGTCAGCAAAAGCTGTTCAACGAGTGCACGCACAGTTAGTAAAATTCAACCCAAATACGTTGTCAGCAGAGCATAATTACATAGCACGGCAAGAGCTGTTTGAGCTTACCCCAGTGGAAAGTAGGCCAGCGCCATGA
- a CDS encoding peptidylprolyl isomerase, with product MAKAMARHILVKTEAEAAALKKRIVAGEAFDVLARKYSTCPSGKKGGDLGEVRPGQMVRSIDQVIFKKELRTVHGPVKSQFGYHLVQVFYRD from the coding sequence ATGGCAAAGGCAATGGCCCGCCACATTCTGGTCAAGACCGAAGCAGAAGCCGCGGCGCTGAAGAAGCGTATCGTCGCCGGCGAGGCCTTCGATGTGCTGGCGCGCAAGTACTCGACCTGCCCGTCTGGCAAGAAAGGTGGCGACCTGGGCGAAGTGCGTCCAGGGCAGATGGTCCGCTCAATCGACCAGGTTATATTCAAGAAGGAACTGCGCACCGTGCATGGCCCGGTGAAAAGCCAATTCGGCTACCATCTGGTGCAAGTTTTCTATCGGGACTGA
- a CDS encoding glycoside hydrolase family 3 protein gives MRKGLSALLWLATLLLAVWAWNLKDPHLLALRPYESALLIGLCLLLALLFQRCQGRLAGILGVTVLLGSAGLSAYGEWTLLRQKAAVHAGELSGARVVGAHLLVGYSDLDELRVLVGRGMVAGVFITRRNLQGKTLEQLQTEIGELQQLRHASGLPPLLIASDQEGGLVSHLSPLLPQRAPLASLLADSPTAEQQLLRAEQYGAVQGAELARLGINLNFSPVVDIKPDTPGQLLDFHSRISQRAIASDPGTVSTIALGYSRGLQSQGVLPTLKHFPGLGGVSADTHHFSANLDTPLADLSQRDWRPFREVAGQTRALIMLGHVVLSAIDPDNLVATSPQLIEDLLRSQWQHQGVLITDDLTMAAAYNRGLCTVAVGGLNAGVDLLLVSYDHEKVYPLLDCLSQAYAHGTLDQDQLQRSAQRLAEQQRWLSATHPQP, from the coding sequence GTGCGTAAAGGCCTCTCCGCCCTGCTCTGGCTTGCCACCCTGTTGCTGGCTGTGTGGGCCTGGAACCTGAAAGATCCCCATCTGCTGGCGCTGCGCCCTTATGAAAGCGCGTTGCTGATCGGCCTGTGCCTGCTGTTGGCGCTGTTGTTCCAGCGTTGCCAGGGACGACTGGCCGGCATCCTGGGGGTGACCGTGCTGCTGGGCAGCGCCGGTCTCAGCGCTTATGGCGAGTGGACGCTGCTGCGCCAGAAGGCGGCGGTACACGCCGGAGAACTGAGCGGTGCCCGCGTGGTGGGCGCTCATCTGCTGGTGGGTTACAGCGATCTCGATGAGTTGCGCGTGCTGGTAGGCCGGGGCATGGTCGCCGGGGTGTTCATCACCCGGCGCAATCTGCAGGGGAAAACCCTCGAGCAACTGCAGACTGAAATCGGCGAACTGCAGCAGCTGCGCCACGCCTCCGGGCTGCCGCCACTGCTGATCGCCAGCGACCAGGAAGGCGGTCTGGTTTCCCACCTGTCACCGCTCCTGCCGCAACGAGCGCCGCTGGCCAGCCTGCTCGCAGACTCGCCTACAGCCGAGCAACAATTGCTGCGTGCCGAGCAGTACGGGGCGGTTCAGGGGGCAGAGCTGGCCAGATTGGGCATCAACCTGAATTTCAGCCCGGTGGTCGATATCAAGCCGGACACACCGGGGCAACTACTGGACTTTCATAGCCGTATTAGCCAACGGGCCATCGCCAGCGATCCCGGCACGGTCAGCACCATCGCCCTTGGTTACAGCCGCGGCCTGCAAAGCCAGGGCGTGCTGCCCACACTGAAGCATTTTCCCGGCCTGGGCGGGGTCAGCGCCGACACTCACCACTTCTCTGCCAACCTGGATACACCACTGGCCGATCTAAGTCAGCGAGACTGGCGACCTTTCCGTGAAGTCGCCGGCCAGACGCGCGCGCTGATCATGCTCGGCCATGTGGTGTTGAGCGCGATCGATCCCGACAATCTGGTCGCCACCTCGCCACAGCTGATTGAGGATTTGCTGCGCAGCCAATGGCAGCACCAGGGTGTGCTGATCACCGATGACCTGACCATGGCGGCGGCTTACAACCGCGGGCTCTGCACAGTCGCAGTCGGCGGGCTGAATGCCGGCGTGGATCTGCTTCTGGTGTCCTACGATCATGAGAAGGTCTATCCACTGCTGGACTGCCTGAGCCAGGCTTATGCGCACGGCACGCTGGATCAGGACCAGTTGCAACGCAGCGCCCAGCGGCTTGCCGAACAGCAACGCTGGCTGAGCGCTACACACCCCCAGCCCTAG
- a CDS encoding GumC family protein, which yields MTIRDILNILFKRKLVVGCFFLAAVVGGYAGLKLVSPTYESTARLLVRIGQEDIYMPALPSSQFRTPMMSVVREEQLHSESSILTSVDLAQKVVAEATPQRLFPGIDINHPWYTPKGWVQMAKSLYTGLEDYFFPLSSDRTLEAQAINRFLKDLDAEAIKSSNIIEVSLRSKVPESAALGVNTLVRQYLSERVRIYQREQAGFFTEQLSQLDTQLAATEKAVDTFRTEKQIVDVDKQRSQQMERLGDVRKNIDGLQVAVGQAERQNQVLRQQLASVPATAQLSGAESANNFSISEMNKQLADLQRTEADIVERFSPTDPRLRSVREEIAVIQRMLKGQETQRYSSSQKGINPLHARLRDDLLQSDSLLAGTRQALENWTQLERETLARLNDLNSHESEYKRLVQQLDVLRDTRQLYLEKTEETRYLSAQAAAKIGNVSVVNWGAVNNRPVSPKLWLVLVGVLVVGLFGGIGLAFVVELLDDSLKSDADVRRYLKLPVIAKVPELA from the coding sequence ATGACCATTCGAGACATTCTCAATATCCTGTTCAAGCGCAAGCTCGTGGTCGGCTGCTTCTTCCTGGCTGCCGTTGTCGGCGGTTATGCCGGCCTCAAGCTGGTTTCGCCGACCTACGAATCCACTGCACGCCTGCTGGTGCGTATCGGCCAGGAAGATATCTACATGCCGGCGCTGCCTTCCAGCCAGTTCCGCACGCCGATGATGTCGGTGGTGCGTGAGGAGCAGCTGCACTCCGAGTCGAGCATTCTCACCAGCGTCGATCTGGCGCAGAAAGTGGTGGCTGAAGCAACGCCGCAGCGCCTGTTCCCGGGGATCGACATCAACCACCCCTGGTACACCCCCAAGGGTTGGGTGCAGATGGCCAAAAGTCTGTACACAGGCTTGGAAGACTACTTCTTCCCCTTGTCATCGGACCGCACGCTGGAAGCCCAGGCCATCAACCGCTTCCTCAAGGATCTCGATGCCGAGGCGATCAAGAGCTCGAACATCATCGAGGTTTCCCTGCGCAGCAAGGTACCTGAATCCGCCGCCCTGGGCGTCAACACCCTGGTCCGGCAGTACCTCAGCGAGCGGGTGCGCATTTACCAGCGCGAGCAGGCCGGCTTCTTCACCGAGCAGTTGAGCCAGCTCGATACACAGCTGGCCGCTACCGAGAAGGCCGTGGACACCTTCCGCACCGAGAAGCAGATCGTCGATGTGGACAAACAGCGCAGCCAGCAAATGGAGCGCCTGGGTGATGTCCGCAAGAACATCGACGGGCTGCAGGTCGCGGTTGGTCAGGCCGAACGGCAGAACCAGGTGCTCAGGCAGCAGCTTGCTTCGGTGCCGGCCACGGCCCAACTGTCTGGCGCCGAGTCGGCCAACAACTTCTCCATCAGCGAGATGAACAAGCAGCTTGCCGACCTGCAACGCACGGAGGCCGATATTGTCGAGCGTTTCTCGCCTACCGATCCTCGCCTGCGTTCGGTGCGTGAGGAAATAGCGGTAATCCAGCGCATGCTGAAGGGCCAGGAAACCCAGCGGTATTCCTCCTCCCAGAAAGGGATCAACCCGCTGCATGCGCGCCTGCGTGACGACCTGCTGCAAAGCGATTCCCTGCTCGCGGGAACACGCCAGGCCCTGGAAAACTGGACGCAACTGGAGCGCGAGACGCTGGCGCGGCTGAATGACCTCAACTCCCACGAGTCCGAGTACAAACGCCTGGTCCAGCAGCTCGATGTACTGCGCGATACGCGCCAGCTGTATCTGGAGAAAACCGAGGAAACCCGTTACCTCTCGGCCCAGGCGGCGGCCAAGATCGGCAACGTCTCGGTGGTCAACTGGGGGGCGGTGAACAATCGTCCGGTCAGTCCGAAACTCTGGCTGGTGCTGGTCGGCGTGCTGGTGGTGGGTCTGTTCGGTGGTATCGGCTTGGCCTTCGTCGTCGAGTTGCTCGACGATAGCCTGAAGTCGGATGCGGACGTCAGGCGTTATCTGAAACTGCCGGTCATTGCTAAGGTGCCCGAGCTGGCGTGA
- a CDS encoding polysaccharide biosynthesis/export family protein — MWAKGWVRGVALLGALVLVGCTSIEVDHMPGADGLPLMDGDGVVPEVEYRIRPGDDLDIKFFYTQELNDQVKVRPDGYISMQLIDELKVAGLTPKAVDDLLTQKYTAHLKDPSVSVIVRSFKGFRAYVGGEVAVPQVIPLDGGMSVMQAIYRAGGTLPTASMESIVLIRKGKNGEPMPYHLDLSDEAIAAGRPDTQVALTPSDIIYIPRSPIANGNRWVQQYITDLVLFKGVQLGFGVNYIIEENDDGDD; from the coding sequence ATGTGGGCAAAGGGCTGGGTGCGAGGCGTAGCGCTGTTGGGCGCGCTGGTGCTGGTGGGGTGTACGTCGATCGAGGTCGATCACATGCCGGGCGCCGATGGGTTGCCGCTGATGGATGGCGACGGCGTGGTGCCTGAGGTGGAGTACCGCATTCGTCCGGGTGATGACCTGGACATCAAGTTCTTCTACACCCAGGAACTCAATGACCAGGTGAAGGTGCGCCCGGACGGTTACATCAGTATGCAGCTGATTGATGAGCTCAAGGTTGCCGGCCTGACACCCAAGGCGGTCGATGACCTGCTCACGCAGAAATACACGGCGCACCTCAAGGACCCCTCAGTCTCGGTGATCGTGCGATCGTTCAAGGGTTTCCGTGCTTACGTCGGCGGTGAGGTCGCGGTGCCACAGGTCATTCCGCTGGATGGCGGCATGTCGGTGATGCAGGCGATTTACCGGGCAGGGGGCACGCTGCCGACGGCCAGCATGGAATCCATCGTGCTGATCCGCAAAGGCAAGAATGGCGAGCCGATGCCCTATCACCTGGATCTCAGCGATGAGGCCATCGCGGCCGGCCGTCCGGATACTCAGGTAGCGCTCACCCCTTCGGACATAATCTATATCCCACGTTCGCCGATCGCCAACGGCAACCGCTGGGTACAGCAGTACATCACCGATCTGGTGCTGTTCAAGGGTGTCCAGCTCGGCTTCGGGGTCAACTACATCATTGAAGAGAATGACGACGGAGACGACTGA
- a CDS encoding ankyrin repeat domain-containing protein has product MGALKTWFRRLTRHRIFDAIEHGNDALVLKLAQKNRALRAKDEWGRFPLPASILRKRSHLACQLIEIGAYQAGDNSVIHASMCNDLPVVNKLIETGATLDELDAEHHGWSALMWATNRHHFEIMKALLSAGANIDSIGSDGSTAIMCTRAGRENDLVALEILCAYQPKLTVKDCRGRTIIDEARDRERFSGKPAMKEILIKYYPEIFS; this is encoded by the coding sequence GTGGGCGCCCTCAAAACCTGGTTCCGGCGCTTAACGCGACACCGAATTTTTGACGCCATTGAGCATGGCAACGATGCTCTTGTCCTTAAACTTGCGCAAAAGAATAGAGCATTAAGAGCCAAGGATGAGTGGGGGCGATTTCCGCTGCCAGCAAGTATTCTTCGTAAACGTAGTCACCTTGCGTGCCAACTAATTGAGATTGGCGCGTATCAAGCAGGTGACAACTCAGTTATTCATGCCTCCATGTGCAACGATCTACCTGTGGTCAATAAGCTCATCGAGACTGGGGCGACATTAGACGAGCTTGATGCAGAACACCATGGTTGGAGCGCCTTAATGTGGGCCACCAACCGGCACCACTTCGAAATCATGAAGGCACTTTTATCTGCAGGCGCAAATATTGACTCCATCGGCTCAGACGGCTCCACCGCTATTATGTGCACACGCGCAGGGCGCGAAAATGACCTAGTAGCCCTAGAAATACTATGTGCTTACCAGCCCAAACTAACAGTTAAAGACTGCCGTGGAAGAACCATCATTGATGAGGCTAGGGATCGTGAGCGCTTCAGCGGGAAGCCTGCAATGAAAGAAATTCTAATAAAGTACTACCCTGAAATATTCTCGTGA